In Flavivirga abyssicola, the following are encoded in one genomic region:
- a CDS encoding peroxiredoxin has protein sequence MALVGKKFPDLNVDAMNDMGDTFKVNVLEEAVNNKKKVVLFWYPKDFTFVCPTELHAFQAALPEFEKRNTIVIGASCDTPEVHFAWLSASKDNGGIEGVTYPLLADSNRNLSSILGILDITNETYDEETGTVQVEGDNVTYRATYIIDEDGIVQHESINNMPLGRNVGEYIRLVDALTHVQEKGEVCPANWEEGKEAMAPNAKGTAEYLAAHVN, from the coding sequence ATGGCATTAGTAGGAAAAAAATTTCCAGATTTAAACGTTGACGCAATGAACGATATGGGAGATACTTTTAAAGTAAACGTTCTTGAAGAAGCTGTTAATAACAAGAAAAAAGTAGTTTTATTTTGGTATCCAAAAGATTTCACATTTGTATGTCCAACAGAATTACATGCATTTCAAGCAGCTTTACCAGAATTTGAAAAACGTAATACTATTGTTATCGGAGCTTCTTGTGATACACCAGAAGTTCATTTTGCTTGGTTAAGTGCTTCAAAAGACAATGGAGGAATTGAAGGTGTTACCTACCCGCTTCTTGCTGACAGTAATAGAAATCTATCAAGTATTTTAGGTATTCTAGATATTACTAATGAAACTTACGATGAAGAAACTGGTACGGTTCAAGTTGAAGGAGACAATGTAACTTACAGAGCTACTTATATTATTGATGAAGATGGTATTGTACAACATGAAAGTATCAATAATATGCCTTTAGGTAGAAATGTTGGTGAATATATTCGTCTTGTTGATGCATTAACTCATGTACAAGAAAAAGGAGAAGTTTGTCCAGCTAACTGGGAAGAAGGTAAAGAAGCTATGGCACCTAATGCTAAAGGGACTGCAGAGTATTTAGCTGCTCATGTAAACTAG